DNA from Lactobacillus johnsonii:
GTTTTTGCTACGAGAGCTCACCAAGCAAAAGAATTAGATTTTGCCTTGGATATTGCTAAGCGTTCAATTGAATTCTTTGAAGATTTCTATGAAACTCCCTATCCATTAGAGCATTCATATCAAGTAGCACTTCCTGACTTCTCAGCTGGTGCGATGGAAAACTGGGGTTGTGTAACTTATCGTGAAGCATACTTATTGCTTGATCCGGATAATACTTCATTAGAAATGAAGCAATTAGTTGCTACAGTTATTGCCCATGAATTAGCTCACCAATGGTTCGGAGACTTAGTAACTATGAAGTGGTGGGATAATCTATGGCTTAACGAAAGTTTTGCTAATATGATGGAATATGTGGCTATTGATGCCTTAGAACCAAATTGGAAGATTTGGGAAATGTTCCAAACTTCAGAAGTTCCAGCAGCTCTCCAAAGGGATGCAACAGACGGTGTTCAATCTGTTCATGTTATGGTTAATGATCCAGCTGAAATTGATGCCTTATTTGACTCAGCTATTGTTTATGCAAAGGGATCAAGAATGTTAGTAATGGTTCGTGCCTTACTTGGAGATGAAGCTCTTCGTGAAGGTTTGAAGAACTACTTTGCTGCTCATAAATATGGTAATGCAACTGGGGATGACTTATGGAAGGCACTTGGAGAAGCAAGTGGCTTAGACATTGGTGCGATTATGCATTCTTGGCTTGAACAACCAGGTTACCCAGTAGTAAGCGCAAAAGTTGAAGATGGTAAGTTAGTTTTAACTCAAAAACAATTCTTTATTGGTGAAGGTAAGGAAGTAGGACGTAAGTGGCAAATCCCACTAAATTCAAACTACGCTGCTGTTCCAAAAATTATGAAGGATGAAAAATTAGTTGTTGGTGATTATGCTGATTTAATTGCTGACAATGGTGTGCCATTCCGTTTAAATGTAGGTAATAATTCAGACTTCATTGTTAAATATGATAAGACCTTACTTGATGACATTTTGAATCACGTTGATGAATTAGATGCGGTTGATAAATTGCAATTATTACAAGACTTCAGATTATTAGCTGAAGGTGGTCACATGTCTTATGCAGACATTGTTCCACTTCTTCCTAAATTTGCAGATTCTACTTCACCAATTGTTAATAATGCCTTATACAGAATTATGACTACTTTACGTAATTTTGTAACTCCAGATTCTAAGGAAGAAAAAGACTTAAAGAAGCTTTATAATTTGCTTTCTGAAAAACAAGTTAAGCGTCTAGGATTACTTCCAAAAGCTGGTGAATCTAATGACGATAACTTAACTAGACCATATGTTGTTGCAGCTTCCTTATATGCTGGTAATGATGAGACAATTAACGGTCTACATACTATCTATTCAGAACATTCTGATAACTTAGAAGGTATTTCCGCCGATATTAGAAGTGCTGTTTTGGTTAACGAAGTTAAGAACTTTGGTAACATGACCTTATTTGATAAACTTCTTAAGAAGTATCAAGAAACTTCTGATGCAAGTTTGAAGCAAGACTTGTGTGCTGGTATTACTTCAACTAAAATGCCTGAAATCATTGATGCAATTGTTGATGACTTTGAAAATTCTGAAATCATTAAGCCACAAGACTTACGTGCGTGGTACCGTAATGTTTTAGCTAATCCATTTGGCCAAGAACAAGCTTGGAACTGGATTAGGCTAGAGTGGCCATGGCTTGAAGCAACTGTAGGTGGAGATATGGAATTTGCAACCTTTATTACTGTAACTGCAAATATTTTCCATACTGAAGAAAGATTGAATCAATTCAAAGACTTCTTTGAACCAAAGATCAATACTCCAGGCTTAACTCGTGAAATTAAGATGGATACTAAGGTAATTGAAACTAAGGTTAACTTAGTTAAGAAAGAACAGGTTGCTGTTAACGCTGCCATTGCTAAAGCTGTTGACTAAAATTTGAAAAATAAATAATTAAAAGATGCGCTTTCGGTTTTGAAAGCGCATTTTTGATATAATTGAAAAGATAGAGGTGACAGGACTTGGTAAAAACAATATTTTTTGATGTGGACGGGACGTTAGTTTCTCATAAAACTGATAGCGTTCCAGAAAGTACTAGGAAGGCACTTAAGCTTTTACATGAAAATTGCTATAAATTAGTGCTAGCTACAGGCCGTGATATGAGTCAATTGAAAAAATTACCAGTCAAAAATTTGAAATTTGACGGTTATTTGACGATGAATGGTCAAATTTGTTTAGATGGAAATGGAAAAGAAATTTTTGGTAATCCAATTGATGAGAAGGATACTGAAAGAATGGTCCAATTAATCAAAGAAAAAACTGTTCCAATTACTACAATTGGCAAAGAAGGACCTTATATTAATTTTGTAACTGATGAGGTTGTAGCTGCTCAAAAAGCTGTTTCAAGTAAGGTTGCACCCGTTGGTGAATACCACGGAGAAAAAGTTTATCAATTTATTGCATATGGAGACCGAGAAAAATTAAAGAATTTAGTGAATGATTTACCTAATTGTAAATTAAGTTGGTGGAATGAATATGCAGTAGATATCATCTCAAAAGACGGTGGTAAATTAGCTGGTATTGAAAAGTATCTAGACCTGCAAGGTCAAACTTTAGCAGATGCAATGGCTTTTGGTGATGGGGAAAATGATTTAGAAATGTTAAAAGCTGTTAAACTTGGAGTTGCAATGGGAAACGGCGAAGAGCAAGTAAAGCATATTGCAGACTATGTAACTACTGATATTGATGCAGATGGCATCTTTAATGCATGCAAGCACTATAAGTTGATTTAAAGTAAAAGGAATGACAAATATTAGTTGTTGTTCCTTATTTTTATATTCTTAAAAATGGTGTAGATAAAAAATTTAAATTAAAATCAAAAAAATTTAAAAAAGTAATTGACATATAAGTCCCTTTTCCCTATACTAGAATATGTTCTGTTAAGGAATTGGTTTGGTAGCTCAGCTGGATAGAGCAACGGTCTTCTAAACCGTGGGTCGTGAGTTCGAATCTCACCCAAATCACTGATATGACGCTCCGTATGGGGCGTTTTTTTTTGTGCAATTTTTCTACTTTTGATATAGACCAATTGCAGATAAAACATCTTGACCAATTTATTTAATAGGGTTATTATTGCTAATATAACAACAAAATAAATATAGTCCATTTAAATAAAATGAACTATACCAAAGGAGAAAAACTTATGTGTGGAATTGTTGGTGTTGTTGGAAAACCTGCTAGAGATATTATTTTAAATGGCTTAACTAACTTAGAATATCGTGGTTACGATTCTGCAGGTATGTATTTAAATGACTTAAATGGGAATGAATATCTAACTAAAGCAGTAGGTAGAATTTCTAACTTAAAAGAAAAATTAACTCCTGATGAACAA
Protein-coding regions in this window:
- a CDS encoding M1 family metallopeptidase, which encodes MTEVKRFYETFHPEHYDIYLDISREKKRFHGKTVVIGEAQEELVKLNQKYLKITSVRVDQKKADFNYNDKDEVINIEAGKVGKMKIEVDFEGKLTDTMMGIYPSYYEVDGEKKQLIGTQFETTFARQAFPCVDEPEAKATFALAIKFDEKPGESIISNQPEEKFKDGVHYFKPTLRMSSYLVAFVFGDMQRKLTKTKSGVEIGVFATRAHQAKELDFALDIAKRSIEFFEDFYETPYPLEHSYQVALPDFSAGAMENWGCVTYREAYLLLDPDNTSLEMKQLVATVIAHELAHQWFGDLVTMKWWDNLWLNESFANMMEYVAIDALEPNWKIWEMFQTSEVPAALQRDATDGVQSVHVMVNDPAEIDALFDSAIVYAKGSRMLVMVRALLGDEALREGLKNYFAAHKYGNATGDDLWKALGEASGLDIGAIMHSWLEQPGYPVVSAKVEDGKLVLTQKQFFIGEGKEVGRKWQIPLNSNYAAVPKIMKDEKLVVGDYADLIADNGVPFRLNVGNNSDFIVKYDKTLLDDILNHVDELDAVDKLQLLQDFRLLAEGGHMSYADIVPLLPKFADSTSPIVNNALYRIMTTLRNFVTPDSKEEKDLKKLYNLLSEKQVKRLGLLPKAGESNDDNLTRPYVVAASLYAGNDETINGLHTIYSEHSDNLEGISADIRSAVLVNEVKNFGNMTLFDKLLKKYQETSDASLKQDLCAGITSTKMPEIIDAIVDDFENSEIIKPQDLRAWYRNVLANPFGQEQAWNWIRLEWPWLEATVGGDMEFATFITVTANIFHTEERLNQFKDFFEPKINTPGLTREIKMDTKVIETKVNLVKKEQVAVNAAIAKAVD
- a CDS encoding Cof-type HAD-IIB family hydrolase, which produces MVKTIFFDVDGTLVSHKTDSVPESTRKALKLLHENCYKLVLATGRDMSQLKKLPVKNLKFDGYLTMNGQICLDGNGKEIFGNPIDEKDTERMVQLIKEKTVPITTIGKEGPYINFVTDEVVAAQKAVSSKVAPVGEYHGEKVYQFIAYGDREKLKNLVNDLPNCKLSWWNEYAVDIISKDGGKLAGIEKYLDLQGQTLADAMAFGDGENDLEMLKAVKLGVAMGNGEEQVKHIADYVTTDIDADGIFNACKHYKLI